In one Syntrophales bacterium genomic region, the following are encoded:
- a CDS encoding caspase family protein has protein sequence MATKKTGKLVTFILIVFFLTGCASVDITVKEVMLREHQAYAPLKDDDAKGKLLVKLFHLLKKNKNKELKLFETDPGNKKAKESGIRWFVQGGPFPALCKQSSIIFTDVLYIDRENMEIKCKVKSKMTFLFIPLMNPETEAVLSIKSVNEIKLTYSGLYSWLIIGTGIFKFEWLIDYIDFDNNAIGAHYAVGGGGPTSAGGGKGYLLVKFKEKADEGLVVAKAVQPEIKEEEKPAVIPEEQEEEQTPALTASISFNEASGNKVIDGGEKVGLTVEIENKGNGTAKDVQVILSGSQALVNYLGEKKFAGNIKPGEKKRVQFETVVPVDVPAETALIKIEIKEKSGVSPYEQKTLKVAMRPAEKKETVEVISDLPHLVYTTQLKDQNDNRILDGGETVVLTVKIENRGGGAAKDVSVLLSGNPTLVGYLGKKKFVGDIKAGEKKTAQFTAVLPPEVPAETAKITVEIEEKGSSSSKRKTLMVAMRPAELKETVEIISELPYLVYTTRLKDQNNNRILDGGETVVLRVEIQNKGEEVAKDVQVLLSGNPTLVSCLGEKKNVGDLKAGEKKTVVFKAVLPAQIPSETAKLTVQIEESVGFSPSERKTLRVAMRPVKVAETVEVISEVSVDDLPAKTKNYKMSDNFALVIGISKYREKIIPSIKYAGRDAEVTAKYLENLGGIPRSNIKLLTDDTATKSDLVAYSEEWLSRRVKKNSTVYIFYAGHGAPDPQGKEAYIVPYEGHPDFPSKLYPLNKMYESLNRLPAKNVIVMLDSCFSGVQGRSVTSKGTRPISISIENPVLSGGNITVIAGATGNQMSSDYDRVEHGLFTYYLLRGMRGEADKNANGVVELGELYDYVRTNVSEKASLELNRDQTPVLLPSEESAGDKLKIPVAKYR, from the coding sequence TCACCTTCATCCTCATTGTTTTTTTTCTGACCGGTTGTGCTTCGGTAGATATAACGGTTAAAGAAGTGATGCTTCGTGAACACCAGGCATATGCTCCTCTAAAAGACGATGATGCGAAGGGGAAATTGCTGGTCAAGCTCTTTCATCTGCTGAAAAAAAACAAAAATAAGGAGCTTAAATTATTTGAGACCGACCCTGGCAACAAAAAAGCAAAGGAGAGTGGGATACGATGGTTTGTTCAGGGAGGCCCATTCCCTGCACTTTGTAAGCAGAGTTCTATAATATTCACCGATGTGCTCTACATTGATCGTGAAAATATGGAGATAAAATGCAAGGTGAAAAGTAAGATGACGTTTCTTTTCATTCCCCTCATGAACCCCGAGACAGAGGCCGTCTTATCGATAAAATCCGTCAATGAGATTAAATTGACTTACTCCGGCCTTTACTCCTGGCTAATTATCGGTACCGGTATTTTTAAATTCGAGTGGCTTATCGATTATATAGATTTCGACAATAATGCCATCGGAGCCCATTATGCAGTAGGCGGAGGAGGCCCGACAAGTGCGGGTGGCGGCAAAGGGTACCTGCTCGTAAAGTTCAAAGAGAAAGCCGATGAGGGGCTTGTTGTGGCAAAGGCCGTTCAGCCGGAAATTAAAGAAGAGGAAAAGCCGGCCGTAATTCCAGAAGAGCAGGAAGAGGAGCAGACGCCTGCGCTTACCGCCAGCATATCTTTCAATGAAGCCTCCGGCAACAAGGTTATTGACGGCGGAGAAAAAGTTGGTTTAACGGTAGAAATTGAAAACAAAGGTAACGGTACGGCAAAGGATGTACAGGTTATCCTGTCGGGCAGTCAGGCACTCGTAAATTATCTTGGTGAGAAAAAATTTGCAGGCAACATCAAACCCGGTGAAAAAAAGAGGGTTCAATTTGAGACCGTTGTACCGGTGGACGTGCCGGCCGAAACGGCATTGATAAAGATAGAAATTAAAGAGAAAAGCGGTGTCTCACCGTATGAGCAGAAAACGTTGAAGGTGGCCATGAGGCCTGCGGAGAAGAAAGAGACTGTTGAGGTAATATCGGATCTCCCGCACCTTGTCTATACGACGCAGCTCAAGGATCAGAATGACAACCGCATACTCGATGGCGGCGAGACAGTTGTTCTAACGGTGAAAATCGAAAACAGAGGCGGGGGTGCGGCAAAGGATGTTAGTGTGCTTCTTTCGGGTAATCCGACCCTTGTCGGTTATTTAGGGAAAAAGAAATTTGTCGGAGACATAAAGGCGGGCGAAAAGAAGACGGCTCAATTTACGGCCGTTTTACCCCCCGAGGTCCCGGCAGAAACGGCCAAAATTACAGTAGAAATAGAAGAAAAGGGTAGCTCGTCTTCCAAAAGAAAGACGTTGATGGTGGCCATGAGACCTGCGGAGCTGAAAGAGACTGTTGAGATTATATCGGAGCTCCCATACCTTGTATATACGACGCGGCTCAAAGATCAAAATAACAACCGCATACTCGATGGCGGCGAGACGGTTGTTCTGAGGGTGGAGATTCAAAACAAAGGTGAAGAAGTGGCAAAGGATGTTCAGGTACTTCTTTCAGGTAATCCAACACTTGTAAGTTGTCTTGGTGAGAAAAAAAATGTTGGAGACCTCAAAGCAGGTGAAAAGAAAACGGTTGTATTTAAGGCTGTTTTGCCTGCACAGATACCGTCAGAAACGGCAAAACTTACCGTGCAAATAGAAGAGAGCGTGGGGTTCTCGCCTTCTGAAAGAAAAACTTTGAGGGTGGCCATGAGACCGGTTAAAGTGGCAGAAACGGTAGAGGTCATCTCCGAAGTGAGTGTCGACGATCTGCCGGCAAAGACGAAAAATTATAAAATGAGCGATAACTTTGCCCTCGTCATCGGGATTAGCAAATATCGGGAGAAGATCATTCCTTCAATCAAGTATGCGGGGAGAGATGCCGAAGTTACGGCGAAATACCTTGAAAATTTAGGCGGGATTCCCCGATCAAATATCAAGTTATTAACGGATGATACAGCGACAAAAAGCGACCTGGTGGCTTACTCGGAGGAATGGCTTTCCAGGAGGGTGAAGAAAAACTCTACTGTGTACATCTTTTACGCGGGTCATGGTGCGCCGGATCCGCAAGGCAAAGAAGCTTATATTGTTCCTTATGAAGGACATCCCGACTTTCCGTCGAAACTTTATCCGTTGAATAAAATGTATGAATCGCTGAACAGACTTCCCGCTAAAAACGTAATTGTCATGCTGGATAGTTGTTTTTCGGGTGTGCAGGGCAGAAGCGTTACAAGTAAAGGGACAAGGCCGATCAGTATATCCATCGAGAATCCGGTATTGTCCGGTGGGAATATCACTGTCATTGCCGGCGCTACGGGTAACCAGATGAGTTCCGATTATGATAGGGTTGAGCACGGGCTGTTCACATACTATCTATTGAGGGG